From the genome of Haloferax mediterranei ATCC 33500, one region includes:
- the arcD gene encoding arginine/ornithine antiporter ArcD, translated as MVDFEPRLFGQLDPDERPSLIAALVPIAGMIVFLSVGIITFGLDPQFPLFWGIVFTGLFAHYHLGLSWEDLYDGISNGLLLGMKVILIMFTVYALISSWIQAGTIPSLMYYGLELFTPAVFLPIAAVLAAIIAFAVGSSWTTAGTLGVALIGIGSGLGIPAPMTAGAVLSGAYTGDKQSPLSDTTNLAAAVTNTDLYEHINAMRTGTFIAFALSVVLYAFLGMTASGNIPAGRVESIQAAIEGTYVVSPVVFLPLIITFGLAMYGVPALPTLGTGVIAGAVTSMLVQGTGFAAAWSAAQSGTAPETGMELVNGLLQSGGMTGGAWIVTIAIAALSLGGMLDRAGILAVLAHHLGRLCHNVASLTGATALSAVSMNILAAEQYVSIVVPGMTLRNLYDEQGLKTENLSRAIEASGTTTSALIPWSSGGLFMAGTLGVPTLEYAPYYFFGLLSPLVLIFMGMTGWQIMYKDQEQSSSTVSPSEGTATVAPGED; from the coding sequence ATGGTAGACTTCGAACCTCGTCTTTTCGGGCAACTTGACCCCGATGAACGCCCCTCGCTCATCGCAGCACTCGTTCCCATCGCGGGAATGATCGTATTCCTCAGTGTGGGTATCATCACGTTCGGCTTGGACCCACAGTTCCCACTCTTCTGGGGTATCGTATTCACTGGATTGTTTGCTCACTATCACCTAGGCCTGTCGTGGGAGGACCTCTATGACGGTATCTCGAATGGTCTCCTCTTGGGGATGAAGGTGATTCTCATCATGTTCACCGTTTATGCACTCATCTCCTCGTGGATTCAGGCAGGGACCATCCCGAGTCTAATGTACTATGGACTGGAGTTGTTCACGCCTGCGGTGTTTCTTCCAATAGCCGCCGTACTCGCTGCGATTATTGCCTTTGCGGTTGGCTCGTCTTGGACGACAGCAGGAACACTTGGGGTCGCACTCATTGGCATCGGTTCCGGCCTCGGAATCCCGGCACCGATGACTGCTGGGGCCGTTCTCAGCGGTGCCTACACGGGTGACAAGCAATCACCGCTCTCAGATACGACAAACCTCGCGGCCGCAGTGACGAACACCGATTTATACGAGCACATCAACGCGATGCGGACTGGCACGTTCATCGCGTTCGCCTTATCGGTCGTTCTGTATGCGTTCCTCGGCATGACTGCCTCCGGAAACATTCCCGCCGGTCGCGTCGAATCGATCCAAGCAGCTATCGAAGGTACCTACGTCGTGTCGCCGGTCGTCTTCCTCCCGTTGATTATCACTTTCGGACTTGCGATGTACGGCGTTCCGGCGCTCCCAACCCTCGGAACGGGCGTCATTGCAGGCGCGGTCACGTCGATGCTCGTGCAGGGGACGGGTTTCGCCGCGGCGTGGTCTGCCGCCCAATCCGGCACTGCCCCCGAAACGGGGATGGAACTCGTGAACGGATTACTGCAGAGCGGCGGGATGACGGGTGGCGCGTGGATCGTCACGATTGCGATTGCTGCGCTTTCGCTTGGTGGGATGCTCGACCGTGCCGGAATTCTGGCGGTCCTCGCCCACCATCTCGGCCGACTGTGCCACAACGTGGCGAGTCTAACGGGCGCGACCGCACTCTCTGCTGTTTCGATGAACATCCTCGCCGCCGAGCAGTACGTTAGCATCGTCGTGCCGGGGATGACTCTCAGAAACCTGTACGACGAACAGGGATTGAAGACGGAAAATCTCTCGCGTGCTATCGAAGCGTCCGGAACAACGACGAGTGCGCTTATTCCATGGAGCAGTGGCGGACTGTTTATGGCTGGAACGCTCGGCGTTCCGACGCTGGAGTACGCCCCCTACTACTTCTTCGGCTTACTCTCGCCGCTTGTCCTCATATTCATGGGAATGACCGGCTGGCAGATTATGTATAAGGACCAGGAGCAGTCCAGTAGCACTGTGTCACCAAGTGAGGGAACGGCGACAGTAGCGCCAGGAGAAGACTAA
- the gdhB gene encoding glutamate dehydrogenase GdhB — translation MTSTQTRESNPSVDSNQISALETARRQLDEAATHVDINPDVIERLKHPSRVVEVSVPLKRDDGEVEVFTGYRAQHDNVRGPYKGGLRYHPDVTAEECVGLSMWMTWKCAVMDLPFGGGKGGVAVDSKDLSDAEKERLTRRFADEIRGDVGPNQDIPAPDMGTDARTMAWFMDAYSMQQGETIPGVVTGKPPVVGGSYGREEAPGRSTAIITREAIDYYGKDITETTVAVQGYGSVGANAARLLDEWDATIVAVSDVNGGIYDSNGFDTHTVPSHKEKPEGVRQHEAPNTISNRDLLELDVDVLIPAAVGNAITDDNADRIAADIIVEGANGPTTPRADGILNERGIPVIPDILANAGGVTVSYFEWLQNINRRQWSEKRVNNELEAEMLSAWNAVREKVDVESLSWRDAAYVVALSRIGKAKESRGLWP, via the coding sequence ATGACATCAACACAGACCCGAGAATCGAACCCGAGTGTCGATTCGAATCAGATATCTGCGCTTGAAACAGCCCGCCGACAGCTAGACGAGGCGGCGACGCACGTCGATATCAACCCGGATGTCATCGAACGTCTCAAACACCCGTCGAGGGTTGTTGAAGTCTCTGTCCCTCTCAAACGGGACGATGGCGAAGTTGAGGTCTTCACCGGCTATCGTGCACAACACGATAACGTTCGCGGGCCATACAAGGGCGGACTCCGATACCATCCAGACGTGACCGCAGAGGAGTGTGTCGGGCTTTCGATGTGGATGACGTGGAAGTGTGCTGTCATGGATCTCCCATTCGGCGGTGGAAAGGGAGGAGTTGCGGTTGATTCGAAGGACCTCAGCGATGCCGAGAAAGAACGTCTCACTCGTCGGTTCGCCGATGAGATTCGAGGTGACGTCGGCCCGAATCAAGATATTCCTGCGCCCGATATGGGAACCGATGCGAGGACGATGGCGTGGTTTATGGACGCGTACAGTATGCAGCAGGGCGAGACAATTCCGGGGGTTGTGACGGGGAAGCCCCCAGTCGTGGGAGGAAGCTATGGACGTGAGGAGGCACCCGGACGAAGTACCGCGATAATCACGCGTGAGGCGATTGACTACTACGGAAAAGACATCACAGAGACGACCGTCGCCGTCCAAGGATACGGAAGCGTCGGGGCAAACGCAGCACGCCTGCTCGACGAGTGGGATGCGACGATTGTCGCCGTCAGCGATGTGAACGGGGGAATCTACGATTCCAATGGATTTGACACCCACACCGTTCCGTCACACAAAGAAAAACCGGAGGGCGTGAGGCAGCACGAAGCCCCCAACACGATTTCCAACAGGGACCTACTGGAGTTAGATGTCGACGTTCTGATCCCGGCGGCAGTCGGGAATGCGATTACCGACGACAACGCCGACCGAATCGCGGCGGATATAATCGTAGAGGGCGCGAACGGTCCAACCACACCCCGAGCAGACGGCATCCTCAACGAACGCGGTATCCCAGTCATACCGGATATTCTCGCCAACGCTGGCGGGGTGACCGTCTCCTATTTTGAGTGGTTACAGAACATCAACCGTCGACAATGGTCCGAAAAGCGCGTCAACAACGAACTCGAAGCAGAGATGCTGTCCGCGTGGAACGCGGTCAGAGAAAAAGTCGACGTAGAGAGTCTGAGTTGGCGAGATGCCGCGTATGTGGTTGCACTCAGTCGTATCGGGAAGGCAAAAGAATCGCGGGGCCTGTGGCCGTGA
- a CDS encoding helix-turn-helix domain-containing protein, with protein sequence MYKAVFRIESDDPYSSSTAKNNTTIELWCNDHCDLLHITGERQDEVVKHVDSEVGVQERIDNESDQTIITEACLKRHGSDYIEPYLAANNCLLLPPLRYEHGAKVVRVLSLDSSNLTTFYSDISADHTVTVESKKELKNVRSETPVLSVDSFLPTLSDRQREVFLTAYEQGYYEIPRGTTTAELADAVGVGRRTVEHHLRRAEEKFADVFAAYL encoded by the coding sequence ATGTACAAGGCAGTGTTCCGTATCGAGAGCGATGATCCCTATTCGAGCTCTACGGCGAAAAATAACACAACAATCGAACTCTGGTGTAACGACCACTGTGACTTACTCCACATTACCGGTGAGCGGCAGGACGAGGTAGTGAAGCATGTGGATTCGGAAGTCGGCGTCCAAGAACGAATCGACAACGAGAGCGACCAGACTATCATCACGGAAGCATGCCTGAAGCGGCACGGAAGCGATTATATCGAGCCGTATCTCGCCGCGAACAACTGCCTTCTGTTACCACCATTACGATACGAACATGGTGCAAAGGTCGTTCGTGTACTCTCACTCGATTCGTCGAACCTCACGACATTCTACAGCGACATCTCGGCCGACCATACCGTTACAGTCGAGTCGAAAAAAGAGCTAAAAAACGTGCGGTCGGAGACGCCCGTTCTTTCGGTGGATTCGTTTTTACCGACACTCTCCGACCGCCAACGTGAGGTATTTCTCACCGCCTACGAGCAGGGGTATTACGAGATTCCACGTGGCACAACGACCGCTGAGCTCGCAGATGCTGTCGGTGTTGGCCGACGGACGGTAGAACACCACCTCAGGCGCGCCGAGGAAAAATTCGCAGACGTATTTGCCGCCTATCTATAG
- the kdgK1 gene encoding bifunctional 2-dehydro-3-deoxygluconokinase/2-dehydro-3-deoxygalactonokinase, producing the protein MTADLVTFGETMLRLSPPRGSRLETTETLRFSTAGAESNVAIAASRLGVDTTWISKLPDSALGRRVVTDIRQHGVAPEIVWTDQHRQGAYYLEHGGEPRGTSVVYDRSDAAVTTATPEELPTDTVEEAAYYYTSGITPALSDQLRETTRVLLETAQSAGTTTVFDLNYRTKLWTPTEARATLESLFPYIDVLVVAERDARNVLGLDGDASAIATALDDQHGFETVLVTRGDEGVLALSDGRVYEQGAFETETFDPIGTGDAFVGGYLASRIRGDPLTTALEQGAATAALKRTLDGDLAVVTQQEVDRVREQSSGGISR; encoded by the coding sequence GTGACGGCTGACCTCGTGACGTTTGGTGAGACGATGCTCCGACTCTCACCACCACGCGGAAGTCGATTGGAGACGACAGAGACGCTTCGGTTCAGTACGGCCGGTGCGGAGTCGAACGTGGCAATCGCTGCGAGCAGGCTCGGTGTTGACACCACGTGGATTTCGAAACTCCCCGATTCGGCACTTGGTCGCCGAGTCGTCACCGACATCCGCCAACACGGGGTTGCCCCGGAAATCGTCTGGACGGACCAGCATCGTCAGGGGGCCTACTACCTCGAACACGGTGGCGAGCCGAGAGGAACCTCGGTCGTCTACGACCGCAGCGATGCTGCGGTAACGACAGCCACGCCCGAAGAACTGCCGACCGATACTGTCGAGGAAGCAGCCTACTACTATACGAGCGGCATCACGCCGGCGCTATCGGACCAACTCCGAGAGACGACGCGCGTCCTGCTCGAAACCGCACAGTCCGCAGGGACGACGACCGTCTTCGACCTGAACTACCGGACGAAACTCTGGACGCCAACCGAGGCCCGCGCGACGCTCGAATCGTTGTTCCCCTACATCGATGTCCTCGTCGTCGCGGAACGCGATGCACGAAACGTCCTCGGACTCGACGGTGACGCTTCGGCGATTGCGACGGCGCTGGACGACCAACACGGCTTCGAGACGGTTCTCGTCACGCGTGGTGACGAGGGTGTGTTGGCGCTGTCCGATGGGAGGGTATACGAGCAGGGCGCGTTCGAGACTGAAACCTTCGACCCGATTGGGACTGGAGACGCGTTCGTCGGCGGCTATCTCGCGTCGCGGATTCGCGGGGACCCTCTCACGACTGCACTCGAACAAGGTGCTGCAACTGCGGCACTCAAACGGACGCTCGATGGAGACTTGGCGGTCGTCACTCAGCAGGAAGTTGACCGCGTGCGGGAGCAATCGAGCGGCGGTATCAGCCGCTGA
- a CDS encoding bifunctional 4-hydroxy-2-oxoglutarate aldolase/2-dehydro-3-deoxy-phosphogluconate aldolase, with product MSANIAQRIVETGIVAIVRGTDPDTAIETVDALQRGGVSVVEVTANTDGVLEMIRDISSTFTSDEVVVGAGTVLDNETVRATMLAGAEFIVTPSFDAETVKTANRYGAPSIVGVATPTEAVDAYTAGADMVKVFPASSLGPEFVSSLQGPLGHIPTVPTGGISLDNVGTFVDAGATAVGVGSSLVDGDAIERGDYEELTANARAFVDAVAAAHDD from the coding sequence ATGTCCGCAAACATCGCCCAGCGAATCGTAGAGACGGGTATCGTCGCAATCGTTCGTGGTACAGACCCGGATACGGCAATCGAGACCGTCGATGCACTTCAGCGAGGTGGCGTCTCCGTCGTCGAGGTGACGGCGAACACCGACGGCGTACTCGAAATGATTCGAGACATCTCCTCGACGTTCACGTCCGACGAGGTCGTCGTCGGCGCAGGGACAGTTCTCGACAACGAAACCGTGCGGGCGACGATGCTCGCTGGAGCCGAGTTCATCGTCACCCCGTCGTTCGATGCAGAGACGGTGAAAACCGCGAATCGCTACGGTGCCCCCTCTATCGTCGGTGTAGCGACACCGACTGAAGCTGTCGACGCATACACCGCCGGAGCCGACATGGTGAAAGTGTTCCCGGCGTCGTCGCTCGGTCCGGAGTTCGTCTCCTCGCTACAGGGACCACTTGGGCATATCCCGACTGTCCCAACCGGCGGCATCTCACTCGACAACGTCGGCACATTCGTCGACGCCGGTGCGACCGCCGTCGGTGTCGGGAGTTCACTCGTCGACGGCGACGCTATCGAACGGGGAGACTACGAAGAACTTACTGCGAACGCCCGTGCGTTCGTCGATGCCGTCGCTGCTGCGCACGACGACTAA
- a CDS encoding Rid family detoxifying hydrolase gives MKELTTDEAPDSIGPFSQGVVSGDRIYVSGQGPVDPETGEVISGTPGEQTERTLKNIEAILEAGDASLADVVKATVFLKDMRYYDEVNEVYGEHMSSPYPARSAVEVVKLPVDIDVEIEVVAEV, from the coding sequence ATGAAAGAGCTAACAACAGACGAGGCACCGGACAGTATCGGCCCATTCTCACAGGGGGTTGTCTCCGGAGACCGAATCTATGTCTCCGGGCAAGGCCCCGTCGACCCGGAAACCGGCGAAGTCATCTCCGGCACTCCGGGCGAACAAACCGAGCGGACACTGAAAAACATCGAAGCCATCCTCGAAGCAGGCGATGCGTCGCTTGCAGACGTGGTGAAGGCAACGGTGTTCCTGAAGGACATGCGGTATTACGACGAGGTAAACGAGGTCTACGGGGAACACATGTCGTCTCCGTACCCTGCTCGGAGCGCGGTCGAAGTCGTGAAACTCCCCGTCGACATCGACGTAGAGATAGAGGTAGTCGCCGAGGTGTGA
- a CDS encoding SDR family NAD(P)-dependent oxidoreductase: MVELSLRDRPAIVTGASRGIGREIAARFAEAGGDVAICSRSYDDVEPVAEELTAAHAGRVVPVECDVTDRDEIRNLVDTTIDEFGDIRVLVNNAGGSDESANTIHRCDEAAFEWMVDLNLKSQFLLSKEVLPAMVASGGGSMVHMGSVNGLFGIGLSGYSEAKSGLLSMSRNIAAHYGQHGIRSNVISAGTIETANRREEMESTEGRTGESSARDRWLDQYPLGRFGTPDEVADTTLFLASEMSSFITGENLVLDGGLTTSLPTSFINEIYQTDEIPARE, from the coding sequence ATGGTTGAGTTATCACTACGAGACCGTCCGGCAATCGTCACCGGTGCATCCCGTGGCATCGGCCGTGAAATCGCGGCGCGGTTCGCGGAAGCCGGCGGGGATGTCGCCATCTGTTCGCGGTCCTACGACGATGTCGAACCGGTGGCTGAAGAACTGACTGCCGCACACGCCGGGCGAGTCGTCCCTGTCGAGTGCGACGTGACCGACCGCGACGAGATCCGGAATCTAGTCGATACTACGATTGACGAGTTCGGCGATATTCGAGTCTTGGTGAACAACGCCGGCGGTTCGGACGAGTCGGCCAACACCATCCACCGTTGTGACGAAGCGGCGTTCGAATGGATGGTCGACCTGAACCTGAAGAGTCAATTCCTGTTGAGCAAAGAGGTGCTCCCGGCCATGGTTGCCTCCGGTGGAGGCTCGATGGTTCATATGGGGTCGGTCAATGGACTCTTCGGCATTGGACTCTCCGGCTACTCGGAAGCGAAGAGCGGACTCCTCTCGATGTCCCGAAACATCGCCGCCCATTACGGTCAACACGGCATCCGCTCGAACGTCATCTCCGCGGGGACGATTGAAACCGCCAACCGACGCGAGGAGATGGAGAGCACGGAGGGTCGGACGGGCGAATCAAGCGCCCGGGACCGCTGGCTCGACCAGTATCCACTCGGGCGGTTCGGAACTCCCGACGAAGTCGCAGATACGACGCTGTTCCTTGCGTCTGAGATGTCCAGCTTCATAACCGGTGAGAATCTCGTACTCGACGGCGGTCTCACGACGAGCCTCCCGACGTCGTTTATCAACGAGATATACCAGACGGATGAGATTCCCGCACGAGAATAA
- a CDS encoding mandelate racemase/muconate lactonizing enzyme family protein, producing the protein MEITDVTAVTVDVPLTNLDEPLGIGPYTTNHGELESMERVLVRVDTDEGIAGWGEMRVFLSPSATESIIEEGVGPMITGQSPFEIERLRRQVFVEYTNVDMFFAAVETACWDIVGKALDRPVYELLGGWTAPTQSSLRHRENVGANDLTPERVPVAFCLGILSPEKSRVKAREALEAGFDVLKTKAGKDWRQDVARIKAMHDETDGQLEFRLDPNQGWTLDQAVRVGAMLEDEGIYLQYLEQPIRVDSHTSLARLRQRLRQPIAPNEDTYISHNISSLVEAGAMDVGVIDLTPAGGISGLRQQAAILEDAGVPFTHHCAFDLGIRTAAILHAVSGIPGFSLPPDSTYYAWEGDIIEEPFEVVDGCLPAPTGPGLGISVDLDAIEAYRI; encoded by the coding sequence ATGGAGATAACCGACGTGACAGCGGTTACTGTAGATGTTCCGTTGACCAATCTCGACGAACCCCTTGGTATCGGTCCGTACACCACGAACCACGGGGAACTCGAATCGATGGAGCGTGTACTCGTCCGCGTCGATACGGACGAAGGAATCGCTGGCTGGGGGGAAATGCGCGTGTTCCTTTCGCCGTCCGCCACCGAATCGATTATCGAGGAGGGCGTCGGCCCGATGATTACCGGGCAATCGCCGTTCGAAATCGAGCGGCTCCGTCGGCAAGTGTTCGTCGAATACACGAACGTCGATATGTTCTTCGCCGCCGTCGAGACGGCTTGTTGGGATATCGTTGGGAAGGCGCTCGACCGCCCCGTCTACGAACTCCTCGGTGGGTGGACTGCTCCGACACAGAGCTCCCTCCGTCACCGAGAGAACGTGGGTGCCAACGACCTGACCCCGGAGAGGGTTCCAGTTGCGTTCTGTCTCGGAATTCTCTCACCCGAGAAATCCCGAGTCAAAGCACGAGAGGCGTTGGAGGCCGGATTCGACGTTCTCAAGACGAAAGCTGGCAAGGATTGGCGGCAGGACGTTGCGCGAATCAAAGCGATGCACGACGAGACGGACGGACAACTCGAATTCCGTCTCGACCCCAATCAGGGATGGACCCTCGACCAGGCGGTCCGCGTCGGGGCGATGCTGGAAGACGAGGGAATCTACCTCCAGTACCTCGAACAGCCGATTCGAGTGGATTCGCACACGTCGCTGGCGAGGTTGCGGCAGCGTCTGCGGCAACCCATCGCACCGAACGAAGACACCTACATCTCGCACAACATCTCCTCGCTGGTCGAGGCCGGCGCGATGGACGTTGGCGTCATCGACCTCACCCCGGCCGGTGGTATCAGTGGACTTCGCCAGCAAGCAGCAATACTCGAAGATGCGGGCGTTCCGTTCACGCACCACTGCGCGTTCGACCTCGGGATTCGGACGGCCGCAATCCTCCACGCCGTCAGCGGAATCCCTGGGTTCTCACTCCCGCCGGACTCGACGTATTACGCGTGGGAAGGGGACATCATCGAAGAACCGTTCGAAGTCGTAGACGGTTGCCTGCCCGCCCCGACCGGTCCGGGTCTCGGCATTTCGGTCGACCTCGATGCCATCGAAGCGTACCGGATATAA
- a CDS encoding alpha-amylase family protein: protein MEFAIWAYPWDLSEEGPDRVTARLTELGIDELNLATNYHTVQAFSPHNPERRTFFARASSYFQPDDGYGRLEPVPYEGMSGDWIDEIAAGLGDIRLNSWTVGCHNSRLGMRHPDVTLTSAHGDDLVFGLCPSNPDVQHYLTALVRDLAAREHFDRIELETFDYFYGTGFGWHHQKIHAQLGTLGEFLLGLCFCDHCRSTAADAGLDVEQVRRTVAETLDAVVAGTIPDDLSPERWLREHDVVADYVDIREETLADLYAELSASSGSTPLGYYVGAPEPGREWMVGANLDQLSEHVDYYCLPAYESSRNAVMDAYRTVDALTPDVPLHVGLLPGHPAIHDEATLVEIVDALRVAGVPRVSFYNYGLLPEHSLDWIRAATDTATL, encoded by the coding sequence ATGGAATTCGCCATCTGGGCGTACCCGTGGGACCTTTCCGAGGAGGGTCCCGACCGGGTCACGGCTCGACTCACCGAACTGGGAATCGACGAACTAAACCTTGCGACTAATTATCACACTGTGCAGGCTTTCTCGCCACACAACCCCGAACGACGGACGTTCTTCGCGCGTGCGAGTTCGTACTTCCAACCCGACGACGGGTACGGGCGACTCGAACCGGTCCCGTACGAGGGGATGTCCGGCGACTGGATTGACGAAATCGCGGCCGGGCTTGGCGACATTCGGTTGAACTCGTGGACGGTCGGCTGTCACAACTCGCGGCTCGGGATGCGCCACCCCGATGTGACGTTAACGTCGGCCCACGGCGACGATTTGGTGTTCGGACTCTGTCCGTCGAACCCCGACGTACAGCACTACTTGACCGCACTCGTCCGCGATTTGGCCGCCCGCGAACACTTCGACCGTATCGAACTGGAGACGTTCGACTACTTCTACGGCACCGGATTCGGCTGGCACCACCAGAAGATTCACGCGCAACTCGGGACGCTCGGCGAGTTCTTACTCGGACTGTGTTTCTGTGACCACTGCCGGAGTACCGCGGCGGACGCCGGACTCGACGTCGAACAGGTCAGAAGGACTGTTGCTGAAACGCTCGATGCGGTCGTTGCTGGGACGATTCCGGACGACCTCTCTCCCGAGCGATGGCTCCGTGAGCACGACGTAGTCGCCGACTACGTCGACATTCGTGAAGAGACGCTGGCTGACCTCTACGCAGAACTGTCGGCGTCCAGCGGGTCGACGCCGCTCGGCTATTACGTCGGCGCACCCGAACCCGGACGAGAGTGGATGGTCGGCGCAAACCTCGACCAGTTATCCGAGCACGTCGATTACTACTGCCTTCCGGCGTACGAGTCGTCGAGAAACGCGGTGATGGATGCGTATCGAACCGTCGATGCATTGACCCCGGATGTCCCGCTTCACGTGGGGCTTCTTCCGGGCCACCCGGCGATACACGACGAGGCGACCCTCGTCGAAATCGTGGATGCGCTTCGGGTTGCGGGCGTCCCCCGTGTTTCCTTCTACAATTACGGGCTGTTACCGGAGCACTCCCTCGACTGGATTCGGGCGGCAACAGACACTGCCACGTTGTAA
- a CDS encoding carbohydrate ABC transporter permease — translation MTMAGHNRTGLRRVRVYGVLIALLGVMMFPFYAMFSSTFKPESEIFSAPATLVPSDPSVGAYLDVWTQTDVVLWVANSFVISLGTVVLTLLLAIPAAYSCARNDFVGKRTFLLAVLVVQMFAPVVLIVGLFDVITQLGLFNTYLAVIIPAAAFTLPFNIWMLYGYFKTVPVELEESARIDGASQFQILTKIVLPLTKPALVASITYTFLYAWNRLLFVLTFLTDSGKYNIPRGVFSMVGALQTDWRMMLTVSVIGIIPLLVLFAFLEQYIVAGMTAGAVKE, via the coding sequence ATGACGATGGCGGGCCACAACAGAACCGGCCTCCGGCGGGTCAGAGTCTACGGCGTCCTCATCGCGTTGCTCGGAGTCATGATGTTCCCGTTCTACGCCATGTTCTCCAGTACGTTCAAGCCCGAGTCCGAGATTTTCTCGGCCCCGGCGACGCTGGTCCCATCAGACCCGTCTGTCGGGGCGTACCTCGATGTCTGGACACAGACCGACGTCGTCCTGTGGGTCGCCAATAGCTTCGTCATCTCGCTGGGGACCGTCGTACTGACGCTCCTGCTCGCAATCCCGGCCGCGTATTCGTGCGCACGGAACGATTTCGTCGGGAAGCGGACGTTCCTGCTCGCCGTGCTCGTCGTCCAGATGTTCGCGCCGGTCGTGCTCATCGTCGGGCTCTTCGACGTTATCACCCAACTCGGGTTGTTCAACACTTACCTCGCGGTGATAATCCCCGCGGCGGCCTTTACCCTGCCGTTCAACATCTGGATGCTCTACGGCTACTTCAAGACGGTTCCCGTCGAACTCGAAGAGTCGGCTCGTATCGACGGTGCCAGCCAGTTCCAGATACTCACGAAAATCGTCCTTCCGCTGACTAAGCCCGCACTCGTCGCCAGCATCACCTACACGTTCCTGTACGCGTGGAACCGACTGCTGTTCGTGCTGACGTTCCTCACCGACAGCGGGAAGTACAACATTCCGCGCGGGGTCTTCTCGATGGTCGGGGCGCTCCAGACCGACTGGCGGATGATGCTGACTGTCTCAGTCATCGGTATCATTCCGCTTTTGGTCCTGTTCGCCTTCCTCGAGCAGTACATCGTCGCCGGAATGACTGCCGGTGCGGTCAAGGAGTAA
- a CDS encoding carbohydrate ABC transporter permease — protein MSLAEEYSKTDGESRLSQSIAHLKQNRRAYFLIAPAAVFLLAVVGYPILETFRLSLYRSPADSTIETFVGLQHYVEIVNSDIFYRLLWQTGRWVLVGVAGKTLLGLLIAVHLKNDIQGRKFFRTAFLIPWGIPYAISAVVFRWIEHPQFGYLNAVLLKLGVIDQGIGILGNPDIAWLGVVVADVWIGTPFMAIIFLAGLQSIPQDLYEAAAIDGAERWHQFRYITLPQLKSVILMATLLSTIWTFVSFDVIWTMTGGGPISTTATLVIHIYQVGLQNGNLGRGAAYSVIGFLFLLLFAIVYLRVYTRGGDEL, from the coding sequence ATGAGTCTCGCTGAAGAATATTCCAAGACGGACGGGGAATCACGTCTCTCTCAGTCCATCGCACACCTCAAGCAAAACCGGCGCGCCTACTTCCTGATAGCGCCCGCTGCAGTATTTCTGCTCGCCGTCGTCGGCTACCCGATACTGGAGACGTTCCGTCTGTCGTTGTACCGCTCACCGGCCGACTCGACTATCGAGACGTTCGTCGGCCTGCAGCACTACGTCGAAATCGTCAACAGCGACATCTTCTACCGGCTCCTCTGGCAGACGGGGCGCTGGGTGCTGGTTGGTGTCGCCGGCAAGACGCTCCTCGGACTGCTCATCGCGGTTCATCTGAAGAACGATATTCAGGGTCGGAAGTTCTTCCGAACGGCATTCCTCATCCCGTGGGGGATTCCGTATGCCATCTCTGCGGTCGTGTTCCGGTGGATAGAACACCCGCAGTTCGGCTACCTCAACGCGGTGCTCCTCAAGCTTGGCGTGATAGACCAGGGAATCGGTATCCTCGGAAATCCCGATATCGCGTGGCTTGGTGTCGTCGTCGCCGACGTCTGGATCGGAACGCCGTTCATGGCGATTATCTTCCTCGCTGGACTGCAATCGATTCCGCAGGACCTGTACGAGGCGGCCGCAATCGACGGGGCCGAGCGGTGGCACCAGTTCCGGTACATCACCCTGCCGCAGCTCAAGAGCGTCATTCTGATGGCCACGCTGCTATCGACCATCTGGACCTTCGTCAGCTTCGACGTCATCTGGACGATGACCGGTGGGGGTCCGATTAGTACGACTGCGACGCTGGTCATCCATATCTATCAGGTTGGATTACAGAACGGGAACCTCGGTCGCGGCGCTGCCTACAGCGTCATCGGGTTCCTGTTCCTCCTCCTGTTCGCCATCGTCTATCTGCGGGTGTACACCCGAGGAGGTGACGAACTATGA